From the genome of Deferribacteraceae bacterium V6Fe1:
AATGTTTGTATAATCCGGTCATGATACAAGCCTCCTTAATATATCTTTTAAGCTAATGTTATTTTTGGGAATTTCAACGGTAATCCCGTTTAGCTTTTGCAAAACTGCTGATAAATCTTTTATATAAACGGAATTTGGATTAAATACCGCAAGAGGTTGCTGCTTTTTTACCGATTTAATAATATTAGTATCTTCTCTGAGGTATCCAAGAAAGTTTATGTCTATTTTAAGAAACTTATCAATTATTTTTTGTAAATTGTCAAATAGTGCTTTTGCTCCCTTTTCGTCAGTGATTCTGTTTATTACAAGGTTTATTTCTTTTATACCGTAATCTTTGTTGGCTACCTTGATTAGTGCATATGCATCAGTTATTGCTGTTGGCTCAGCTTGAGTTAAAATTATATTGTAGTCCGAAATAGCAACAAACTTCATTACGTTTTCAGAAATACCTGCACCTGCATCAAAAATTATATATTCATATTTTTCATCAATATAGACAAAAATCTCAATTAACTTCTCAAAATCTTCTTCCGAGATAGATGCAAGCTTCGAAAAACCGCTTGATGCTGGGATTACGTCAAAACCATAGTTTGAAGTCGTGATTAGCTCTTTTGGAGATAGATTTTTTTCAAAGTAGTCAATAATGGTATTTTTGGGGCTTAAATTAAGTAGGATGTCAACATTCGCAAGCCCTAAGTCCGCATCAAATAAGAGGACTTTTTTTCCGTTTTTTGCCAACAGGTAGGCAAAGTTTACTGAGAAATTTGTTTTCCCGACTCCACCTTTGCCACTTGAAATAGTAATGTATTTAGCCTTCTTTTTCTTTTCCCAGGCTATTTTTCTAAGCTGTTGTGCCTGATCTGCCATTAACTTCTCCACAAATTTGGTATTTCGTTGAAGATGAATTTAGCAATCTTTTTGCCATCCGGAATTTCCATATCTTCAGGTACATTTTGACCATTTGTCATAAGAAGTATAGGC
Proteins encoded in this window:
- a CDS encoding MinD/ParA family protein; the encoded protein is MADQAQQLRKIAWEKKKKAKYITISSGKGGVGKTNFSVNFAYLLAKNGKKVLLFDADLGLANVDILLNLSPKNTIIDYFEKNLSPKELITTSNYGFDVIPASSGFSKLASISEEDFEKLIEIFVYIDEKYEYIIFDAGAGISENVMKFVAISDYNIILTQAEPTAITDAYALIKVANKDYGIKEINLVINRITDEKGAKALFDNLQKIIDKFLKIDINFLGYLREDTNIIKSVKKQQPLAVFNPNSVYIKDLSAVLQKLNGITVEIPKNNISLKDILRRLVS